In Chitinophaga sp. HK235, a single window of DNA contains:
- a CDS encoding AAA family ATPase — MNELLVDKLNDVLLQLKRTFIGKDDIIDLMGICLAGRENLFLLGPPGTAKSAMVRALAARLDGQTFEYLLTRFTEPNELFGPFDIRKLREGDLVTNTEGMLPEASFIFLDELLNANSAILNSLLMVLNERIFRRGRETRQLPALMIVGASNHLPEDEALQALYDRFLVRVKCDNVDPQQLSAVLQAGWTMEIAATATSGISSDEILQLQQQIGQVNLDDIRPAYLTLIQQLRNAGLQVSDRRAVKLQRLIAASALICKRSTARLSDMWVLRHIWDTEEQQPIITAIVNEVVNKDTDPEKEHPRAKHSGLPDADEICKELQQMTSQWDDTAVGPAERAAIKDRLRYLNGRCEWISNETQRGFVMQPIDALWKKIMQES, encoded by the coding sequence ATGAATGAACTACTGGTTGATAAACTGAACGATGTACTGCTACAACTAAAACGGACATTTATCGGGAAAGATGATATTATTGATCTGATGGGCATCTGCCTCGCCGGCCGCGAAAACCTGTTCCTGCTGGGCCCTCCCGGCACTGCCAAAAGCGCCATGGTAAGAGCACTCGCCGCCAGACTGGATGGCCAGACCTTTGAATATCTCCTGACCAGGTTCACAGAACCCAACGAACTTTTCGGACCTTTCGATATACGCAAACTAAGAGAAGGAGACCTCGTCACCAACACCGAAGGCATGCTGCCGGAAGCTTCTTTTATCTTTCTGGATGAACTGCTCAATGCCAACAGCGCCATCCTCAACAGCCTGCTGATGGTACTCAATGAAAGGATTTTCCGGAGAGGAAGGGAAACCAGACAACTGCCGGCCCTCATGATCGTGGGCGCCAGCAACCACCTGCCTGAAGATGAAGCCCTGCAGGCTCTATACGACCGCTTCCTGGTAAGAGTGAAATGTGATAACGTAGATCCGCAACAGTTATCCGCTGTGCTGCAGGCTGGCTGGACCATGGAAATAGCTGCTACCGCCACCTCCGGCATCAGCAGCGACGAAATACTCCAGCTCCAGCAACAGATCGGACAGGTTAATCTGGACGATATCCGTCCGGCATATCTCACCCTGATACAACAACTCCGGAATGCAGGTCTGCAGGTATCCGACCGTCGTGCAGTAAAGCTGCAGCGACTGATCGCTGCCAGCGCCCTCATCTGCAAACGCAGCACTGCCCGGCTGTCTGACATGTGGGTACTGCGCCATATCTGGGATACGGAAGAACAACAACCCATCATCACCGCTATCGTGAATGAGGTGGTCAACAAGGATACTGACCCCGAAAAAGAACATCCACGCGCCAAACACAGCGGCCTGCCTGATGCAGATGAAATCTGCAAAGAGTTGCAACAGATGACTTCCCAATGGGACGATACTGCCGTAGGCCCCGCCGAAAGAGCAGCGATCAAAGATCGTCTGCGTTATCTCAATGGGCGTTGTGAATGGATTTCCAATGAAACACAACGTGGGTTTGTGATGCAACCGATTGATGCCCTGTGGAAAAAAATCATGCAGGAATCATGA